In one window of Pseudoalteromonas rubra DNA:
- a CDS encoding cytochrome P450, producing the protein MRLEDTEEKFNKPFQALDQALSKCPAHIEFEQDNYYVTDFDSAKQAMGNPDGNYVEQSDFFSVNGAMFSTRDVQIAIGKDAILSLKRYYEQRRSKIIEQFKHQISLGQRWPDSANDLMYNAFYDFLVDNQRSPQLRKLLDQVLVYSLYSGQKTHGAGWRRAFIRMRVHRALRAVFKARRQQSPYQGNNRDVIDILLASSPENESPKALAQIFLSFFFAINSSMAFTLAWSLYFCAKEGGVLHPAPWIVKEALRLWPVAWNLPRTPSKAHTLGELDIRQTDTVTVCPYVLHRHPDNWPQPERFYPPRWEEAPADAPYMPFGWGTHKCIASAFALTFTADLIGAIQGQQLTFEQLSDELHPEPAIAPPAFTVTAHNPA; encoded by the coding sequence ATGAGACTAGAAGACACCGAAGAAAAATTTAATAAGCCTTTTCAGGCGCTGGACCAGGCACTGTCCAAGTGTCCCGCACACATTGAGTTTGAGCAGGATAATTACTATGTAACTGACTTTGACTCTGCGAAACAGGCGATGGGCAACCCCGACGGCAATTATGTTGAACAATCCGATTTTTTTAGCGTTAACGGTGCGATGTTTTCGACCCGGGATGTACAAATTGCCATCGGCAAAGACGCCATCCTCAGCCTCAAACGTTACTATGAGCAGCGCCGGAGCAAGATAATTGAGCAATTTAAACATCAGATAAGCCTTGGCCAGCGCTGGCCGGATAGTGCCAATGACCTGATGTACAATGCGTTTTATGACTTTCTGGTCGATAACCAGCGCAGTCCCCAGCTACGTAAACTGCTCGATCAGGTGCTCGTTTATTCTCTCTACAGTGGTCAAAAAACCCATGGGGCCGGATGGCGACGCGCCTTTATCCGCATGCGGGTGCACCGGGCACTGCGCGCAGTATTTAAAGCACGCCGCCAGCAAAGCCCGTATCAGGGCAATAACCGAGATGTGATTGACATCTTGCTGGCATCGAGTCCAGAAAACGAGTCGCCCAAAGCGCTGGCACAGATTTTTTTATCCTTCTTTTTTGCCATTAACAGCTCCATGGCGTTTACCCTGGCCTGGTCTTTGTATTTTTGTGCCAAAGAGGGCGGCGTTTTGCACCCGGCCCCCTGGATTGTCAAAGAAGCTTTGAGACTCTGGCCCGTCGCCTGGAACCTGCCCCGCACACCCAGTAAAGCCCATACCCTGGGGGAGCTGGACATCAGGCAGACGGACACAGTTACAGTCTGCCCATACGTACTGCATCGCCACCCGGACAACTGGCCGCAACCCGAGCGCTTTTATCCGCCACGCTGGGAAGAAGCCCCTGCTGACGCGCCTTATATGCCGTTTGGCTGGGGCACCCATAAGTGCATTGCCTCTGCCTTTGCGCTGACCTTTACCGCAGATCTGATTGGCGCGATACAAGGCCAACAGCTGACATTTGAGCAGCTGTCAGACGAGCTGCATCCGGAGCCTGCCATCGCGCCGCCCGCCTTTACAGTCACGGCACACAACCCGGCCTGA
- a CDS encoding cytochrome P450 → MMIPKERPDITAMREDCSKGKEDYQVDDQSYAFFNPQSARLANQLNFADMTLPESLFDTQDDGQQAMSWQHIRSGWLKTLKELDTQAALSQVKQTMKTHLLSAAGKPANLDLLIQECIAFSVLDVMICDLTIQQRALITRHMRAQIQMLLKPETHTRLRQYPLLWYNLRAAQVIRKAIHKRRKSKEPRLDLLQSVVDNYAALGIDRALDAMMTLVTAISGPPGAVASCMAAQLLQSPQWQDKLRAELNAAPTQVPALPFKHTPQLHWFIKESLRMWSVPIVFREARCPFSVGKLTVQAGDTFFNSSYFVHRNEQYWPEPHVFDPLRWQQANVQPNTYVPFGWNPRACVGAQLGTNQLAILCQLLLCDLNITLTSPSALAFENMNIPSVAGFEGTISEQQT, encoded by the coding sequence ATGATGATACCCAAAGAGCGCCCTGACATTACGGCAATGAGAGAAGATTGCAGTAAGGGAAAAGAAGATTATCAGGTTGACGACCAGAGCTATGCCTTTTTTAACCCACAAAGTGCCCGGCTGGCGAATCAGCTAAACTTTGCCGACATGACCCTGCCGGAGTCCCTGTTTGATACCCAAGACGACGGTCAGCAGGCAATGAGCTGGCAGCATATTCGCAGCGGCTGGCTTAAAACCCTCAAAGAGTTAGACACTCAGGCCGCGCTCAGTCAAGTCAAACAGACAATGAAGACGCATTTACTGAGTGCCGCTGGCAAGCCTGCTAACCTGGACCTGCTGATCCAGGAATGTATTGCGTTTTCTGTCCTGGACGTAATGATCTGCGATCTCACTATACAACAGCGGGCACTGATAACCCGCCACATGCGCGCCCAGATCCAGATGTTACTGAAACCCGAAACGCACACACGACTGAGACAATATCCCTTGCTCTGGTATAACCTGCGTGCGGCTCAGGTGATCCGCAAGGCGATCCATAAACGCCGCAAAAGTAAGGAGCCCAGGCTCGACCTGCTGCAAAGTGTTGTCGATAACTACGCTGCGCTGGGTATCGACAGAGCACTGGACGCCATGATGACCCTGGTCACTGCAATTTCGGGTCCGCCCGGCGCGGTCGCCAGTTGTATGGCAGCGCAGCTGCTGCAATCTCCCCAATGGCAAGACAAGCTTCGCGCAGAACTTAACGCTGCCCCCACTCAGGTGCCCGCTCTGCCCTTTAAACACACACCGCAGTTACACTGGTTTATCAAAGAATCGCTGCGCATGTGGAGTGTGCCAATTGTATTTCGCGAGGCACGCTGTCCGTTTAGCGTGGGTAAACTGACCGTGCAGGCAGGCGATACCTTTTTTAACAGCAGCTACTTTGTGCACCGTAACGAGCAGTACTGGCCCGAGCCTCATGTGTTCGATCCGCTGCGCTGGCAGCAGGCAAACGTGCAACCCAACACCTATGTGCCATTTGGCTGGAACCCCCGCGCCTGTGTTGGTGCGCAGCTGGGTACCAACCAGCTGGCTATCTTGTGTCAGCTGTTGTTGTGTGATCTCAACATCACCCTCACGAGTCCGTCGGCGCTCGCGTTTGAAAATATGAACATCCCCTCTGTAGCCGGTTTTGAGGGCACCATTAGCGAGCAACAGACATGA
- a CDS encoding Cas10/Cmr2 second palm domain-containing protein: MTYCYLFEAKSIQHYLFRTGKLRDVVAASERLDRLIDSSEHSVLYQVLQATQLRHDLLPEHPDPDPQVRFFRCKGGAFYASSDDKETLQILRDSWTLTFAQLYPGLEYCDALAQGESVAHAKQAALYLLAQARNFQPASLPVATTLCARAQRTGALAVKQLRDELVDLPSWYNEQAYNHWDLRDKDGALQARFKPTGELLDTKLVEKIAFPLDLESEFPLTPRAIADDSESELHMDIALLHIDGNGMGQVLQDLDQALIGASDEAYCSAFRGFSEAMAIATQQAAQQATLWLTRRVLSEQAENSERTELLLPMRPLVLGGDDVTLLCRADLALEYTAQFCAAFEQTSRVALKPTYEVIKAANADSTFNGKLTASAGVLIQKVKHPFTHSHEMTEQLCKQAKALTKQANGTAALAFVQVSNTVSDGLDTFRARHLSCTVGEDVLHTSLGAYLLSEYGSYPTLKALNSLFDLLAQECTPMTLSKWREVLTYLGMGDLAEVQRVIYRDFALNGDKAQQQKLAQAFAQLSARDKEPQESWHWQGENGWVTPLSDLMVLEKLNRLSVKSVQAKQQPEVS; the protein is encoded by the coding sequence ATGACTTATTGCTACCTATTTGAAGCCAAGTCGATCCAGCACTATCTGTTTCGCACCGGTAAATTGCGCGATGTGGTCGCCGCCAGCGAGCGGCTAGACCGCTTAATTGATTCGTCTGAACACAGCGTGCTTTATCAGGTATTACAAGCCACGCAGTTGCGTCACGATTTGCTACCAGAACACCCCGACCCAGACCCGCAAGTACGCTTTTTTCGCTGCAAAGGCGGCGCGTTTTATGCCAGCAGCGATGACAAGGAAACGCTGCAAATCTTGCGCGATAGCTGGACCTTAACTTTTGCTCAGCTTTATCCGGGGCTGGAATATTGTGATGCACTGGCGCAGGGGGAAAGCGTTGCACATGCTAAACAGGCCGCGCTTTATTTATTGGCACAGGCGCGTAACTTTCAGCCTGCGAGCTTACCGGTTGCAACAACCCTGTGTGCCCGGGCTCAGCGTACCGGGGCACTGGCAGTAAAACAACTTCGGGACGAGCTGGTGGACTTGCCCAGCTGGTACAATGAGCAGGCTTACAATCACTGGGATCTGCGCGATAAAGACGGTGCGTTGCAGGCGCGCTTTAAACCAACCGGGGAGTTACTGGATACCAAACTGGTTGAGAAAATCGCCTTTCCTCTTGATCTGGAGTCTGAGTTCCCGTTAACCCCTCGCGCGATAGCAGATGATTCAGAGTCTGAGCTGCACATGGACATTGCACTGCTACACATAGACGGGAACGGTATGGGTCAGGTGTTACAGGATCTGGACCAGGCTTTAATTGGCGCATCTGATGAAGCGTATTGCAGCGCATTCAGAGGCTTTTCTGAAGCTATGGCCATTGCCACACAACAAGCGGCTCAGCAGGCCACGTTATGGCTCACTAGGCGAGTATTGTCAGAGCAAGCAGAAAACAGCGAACGGACTGAGCTACTGTTGCCAATGCGCCCGCTGGTGTTAGGGGGTGACGACGTTACCTTACTGTGCCGTGCTGATCTGGCGCTGGAATACACAGCGCAGTTTTGTGCGGCTTTTGAGCAAACATCGCGGGTTGCGCTTAAGCCAACCTATGAGGTGATCAAAGCGGCCAACGCTGACAGCACATTTAACGGCAAGCTTACAGCCAGTGCCGGGGTTTTAATCCAAAAGGTCAAACACCCTTTCACGCACAGCCATGAAATGACCGAGCAGTTGTGTAAACAGGCCAAGGCACTGACCAAGCAGGCCAATGGCACAGCGGCACTGGCCTTTGTTCAGGTCTCCAATACGGTCAGTGATGGGTTAGATACTTTCAGGGCCCGCCATTTGAGCTGCACAGTGGGTGAGGACGTGCTGCATACCAGCCTGGGGGCTTACCTGTTAAGTGAATATGGGTCTTATCCCACCTTAAAAGCCCTGAATTCTCTGTTTGATTTGTTGGCACAGGAGTGCACACCTATGACGCTGAGTAAGTGGCGAGAGGTATTAACGTATCTTGGCATGGGCGACCTGGCTGAAGTGCAGCGTGTGATTTATCGCGACTTTGCGCTTAATGGCGACAAAGCACAGCAGCAAAAATTGGCTCAGGCTTTTGCGCAACTTAGCGCGCGGGACAAGGAGCCACAGGAAAGCTGGCACTGGCAGGGCGAAAACGGCTGGGTTACGCCACTTAGCGACTTGATGGTGCTCGAAAAGCTCAATCGCCTGAGCGTAAAAAGTGTTCAGGCAAAGCAACAACCGGAGGTGTCGTGA
- a CDS encoding RAMP superfamily CRISPR-associated protein has protein sequence MTYQLTFTLHSDWHIGSGEEGGSYADALVAKSAQGLPYIPGKSIKGLLRHAFETAARHNWFGERGEDAAIYLFGHEGKQAEYSQGVIQLSSAELGAAEQQFLTFHKSHQKYLYRVLQSTAVNERGVARNTSLRATQVVVPVTLVCELTFNHEHPNWARLQTLLTEAELVQCIDDALLLITELGGKRQRGFGQVTVTLNKEAA, from the coding sequence ATGACTTATCAACTGACCTTTACCTTACACAGTGACTGGCATATTGGCAGCGGTGAAGAGGGCGGTAGCTATGCCGATGCGCTGGTGGCCAAATCAGCACAAGGGTTGCCCTATATTCCCGGTAAAAGCATTAAAGGGTTACTGCGCCATGCCTTTGAGACGGCAGCCCGGCATAACTGGTTTGGTGAACGTGGCGAAGACGCAGCGATTTACCTGTTCGGGCATGAAGGCAAACAGGCTGAGTATAGTCAGGGCGTGATCCAGCTCAGCAGTGCCGAGCTTGGTGCGGCGGAGCAACAATTTTTGACTTTTCATAAGTCTCATCAGAAATACCTCTATCGGGTGCTTCAGAGCACTGCAGTCAATGAACGCGGTGTTGCCAGGAACACCAGCTTGAGAGCTACACAAGTTGTGGTTCCCGTTACTTTGGTGTGTGAGCTCACTTTTAACCATGAGCACCCCAACTGGGCGCGATTACAGACGCTGCTCACTGAAGCTGAGCTGGTGCAGTGTATTGACGATGCATTATTGCTGATCACTGAGCTTGGTGGTAAGCGCCAGCGTGGGTTTGGTCAGGTAACAGTGACCCTGAATAAGGAGGCGGCATGA
- a CDS encoding LodA/GoxA family CTQ-dependent oxidase, producing MSDKKKRSKQQQGELVNPKYLDKNIKHAPSANKVQCWTGGDDYQPIELATQRLKEMFVEMGQKTRIERGQKPAERAVFRKQHGIAYGTFEVHGKLDKALQKGVFSKPASYDCVVRFSSDTTPDSPDLHTTLGVGIKLFGVKGQKLLGDSDNVDFIMQNIDRFFARDASQMCAFTTAGVINRDYPAYLKKHPKTAAVLDAMTKVEASCLSAHYWAILPFKLGEQNAVKYRIRPVDTYRGAPAQGNNYLADDLQIRLRQGEAKFVFEIQRRPANASEEDFPIDNAMVVWPEDQAPFEPVATLTLPQQDICAIGQAEFGRNLAFNIWRTLADNEPLGSIAQARKVVYQASADTRHQANGQQMNEPNAIDPKFTGNTDEDSTCIVRAGIYPPIGVMRVGGSNEYFIGPQVPNPKPRLEKDAYRDGKGLLKRQAAEFRIYGFNAAGKAVKELTMDNAKISWQVHLANQKSSWYEFQLALDVPEAADAPPSLLRNANVADRNRLLIDGGSHTLDKAKVKKGPQFHGEFMGEEVYLGELKSDKQGRLVVLGGNGVSRNINGDIAITFANNEGWHDDISDGPVTAEVEYEGVKLQVDPAWVVCAPPDYAPMQKSVRTMWDLMRSVAVNAGMLTRPARPSFRQDILPIFERMTDLQWVNAGFAAGFGFKAPFNYTSEEWKAKLGNPSPAYKELRRTLSNNFRRYGQPGAQAAQLWPWLYGDALSIPPAGSERQHSTLSALQLSFLDQWVEGDFTADYIDPAICPHAAEPDDIDKVPVAEQPDMLTRGALDFCLADAFHPGCEMTWPMRTAGMYSAPFRIKHADKAICKDTTYYGAQINGDTITLAQGPILGGQVAGGITRWMAIPWQTDTASCRDGYTPEYDPYLPTFWPARVPNNILDVARYEAAINPALDPQTRVEAFNYRSDWLDALPLYGQPATYTAQINSMIKNFDKLAVVQGRPGATDDVDLPASMQVGITAEDHREGLASEAEVTELGKLQTIAELAANLVPSPDGRDPAQPVMASSRSRVDLGVIEKVSRFAVNFPKDFK from the coding sequence ATGAGCGATAAGAAAAAACGTAGTAAGCAACAACAAGGTGAACTGGTTAACCCCAAGTATCTGGATAAAAACATCAAACATGCCCCGAGTGCCAACAAGGTGCAGTGCTGGACCGGTGGCGATGACTACCAGCCTATTGAGCTGGCCACTCAGCGCCTCAAAGAAATGTTTGTTGAAATGGGACAAAAAACCCGTATTGAGCGCGGTCAGAAACCCGCAGAGCGGGCCGTATTTCGTAAGCAACATGGCATCGCCTATGGTACCTTCGAAGTGCATGGAAAGCTCGATAAAGCCCTTCAGAAAGGGGTGTTTTCCAAACCTGCCAGTTACGACTGTGTGGTGCGCTTTTCTAGTGATACAACACCAGATAGCCCGGATCTGCACACCACCTTAGGGGTCGGCATCAAACTGTTTGGCGTGAAAGGCCAGAAGCTGCTGGGCGACAGCGACAATGTTGATTTTATCATGCAAAACATCGATCGCTTTTTTGCCCGCGATGCTTCACAAATGTGTGCCTTTACCACCGCAGGTGTCATCAACCGCGATTATCCGGCTTATCTTAAAAAACACCCAAAAACGGCCGCTGTGCTTGATGCCATGACCAAGGTCGAAGCCAGCTGCCTGAGTGCGCATTATTGGGCAATACTGCCCTTTAAACTTGGCGAGCAAAATGCCGTGAAATACCGTATTCGCCCTGTGGATACCTATCGCGGTGCGCCGGCACAAGGCAATAATTACCTGGCTGATGATCTACAGATCCGCCTGCGTCAGGGTGAAGCCAAATTTGTGTTTGAAATTCAGCGTCGTCCAGCCAATGCCTCAGAAGAAGACTTTCCCATCGACAACGCCATGGTGGTGTGGCCGGAAGATCAGGCACCTTTTGAGCCCGTTGCCACGCTAACGCTGCCACAGCAAGATATTTGCGCCATTGGCCAGGCCGAGTTTGGTCGCAACCTCGCCTTCAACATCTGGCGGACACTGGCCGACAATGAACCTCTGGGCTCCATCGCTCAGGCGCGAAAAGTGGTATATCAGGCCAGTGCTGATACCCGCCACCAGGCCAATGGTCAGCAAATGAATGAGCCCAACGCCATTGACCCAAAGTTCACTGGTAATACGGACGAAGACAGCACGTGTATTGTGCGTGCCGGCATTTATCCCCCCATTGGTGTGATGCGGGTTGGCGGCAGTAATGAGTACTTTATCGGCCCGCAAGTGCCTAACCCTAAACCCCGGCTGGAAAAAGATGCCTATCGTGATGGCAAAGGGCTACTTAAACGTCAGGCGGCCGAATTCCGGATCTATGGCTTCAATGCCGCAGGTAAGGCCGTCAAAGAGCTGACCATGGACAATGCCAAAATCAGCTGGCAGGTGCATTTGGCCAATCAAAAGTCGTCCTGGTATGAATTTCAGCTGGCCCTGGATGTACCGGAAGCGGCAGATGCGCCACCCAGCCTGCTGCGTAACGCCAATGTTGCCGATCGCAACCGCTTGTTGATCGATGGCGGCAGCCACACGCTCGATAAGGCCAAAGTGAAAAAGGGCCCGCAATTCCATGGCGAGTTTATGGGAGAAGAAGTTTACCTGGGTGAGCTTAAATCCGACAAACAGGGCCGTTTGGTTGTGCTGGGCGGCAATGGTGTATCACGTAATATCAATGGCGATATCGCGATCACCTTTGCCAACAATGAAGGCTGGCACGACGACATTTCCGACGGTCCTGTCACTGCCGAGGTAGAATATGAGGGCGTGAAGCTGCAAGTTGACCCGGCCTGGGTGGTGTGTGCCCCACCTGACTATGCGCCAATGCAAAAATCCGTGCGTACCATGTGGGACTTAATGCGCTCAGTGGCTGTCAATGCCGGTATGCTTACCCGTCCGGCTCGTCCTTCTTTCAGGCAGGATATTTTGCCCATTTTCGAGCGTATGACCGACTTGCAATGGGTCAATGCGGGCTTTGCCGCCGGATTTGGATTTAAAGCCCCCTTTAACTACACCAGCGAAGAATGGAAAGCCAAACTCGGCAACCCCTCCCCGGCTTATAAAGAGCTGCGTCGCACGCTGTCGAACAATTTCCGTCGCTACGGACAACCCGGCGCTCAGGCAGCGCAACTGTGGCCCTGGCTTTATGGCGATGCGTTGTCGATCCCGCCAGCGGGTTCTGAGCGACAGCACTCCACTTTATCAGCACTGCAATTGTCTTTCTTAGATCAGTGGGTTGAGGGCGACTTTACTGCCGACTATATCGATCCGGCTATTTGTCCGCATGCGGCTGAGCCCGATGACATAGACAAAGTGCCGGTTGCCGAGCAACCCGATATGCTGACCCGTGGCGCACTGGATTTTTGTCTTGCTGATGCCTTCCATCCGGGGTGTGAAATGACCTGGCCTATGCGTACAGCCGGTATGTATTCAGCGCCGTTCCGCATTAAGCATGCTGACAAAGCGATCTGTAAAGACACCACCTATTATGGTGCGCAGATCAATGGCGATACCATTACCCTGGCTCAGGGCCCCATTCTGGGCGGCCAGGTTGCCGGTGGTATTACGCGCTGGATGGCAATCCCGTGGCAAACCGACACGGCCAGTTGCCGGGACGGCTACACACCAGAATACGACCCATACCTGCCTACCTTCTGGCCTGCGCGGGTACCCAATAATATTCTGGATGTCGCGCGCTACGAAGCAGCAATTAACCCGGCACTGGATCCTCAAACCCGCGTTGAGGCATTCAATTATCGCAGTGACTGGCTGGATGCCCTGCCGCTCTATGGTCAGCCGGCAACCTACACCGCCCAGATCAACAGCATGATCAAAAACTTCGACAAGCTCGCTGTGGTACAGGGTCGTCCGGGCGCAACCGACGACGTCGACCTACCCGCCAGCATGCAAGTCGGTATCACGGCTGAAGATCATCGCGAAGGGCTGGCCAGCGAGGCCGAAGTCACCGAACTGGGCAAACTACAAACCATTGCTGAATTAGCTGCTAATCTGGTGCCCAGCCCGGATGGCCGCGATCCGGCTCAACCGGTGATGGCAAGCTCGCGTTCTAGAGTCGATCTCGGGGTCATCGAAAAGGTCAGCCGCTTTGCGGTGAATTTCCCCAAAGACTTTAAATAA